A stretch of the Polaribacter pacificus genome encodes the following:
- a CDS encoding 2-isopropylmalate synthase, which produces MTTNKIEIFDTTLRDGEQVPGCKLDTQQKLVIAERLDFLGVDVIEAGFPVSSPGDFNSVSEIAKLVKNASVCALTRAVEKDIEIAAAALKFAKNPRIHTGIGTSDSHIKFKFNSTRDQVIHRAVLAVRYAKTFVHDVEFYAEDAGRTENAFLAEICEAVIKAGATVLNIPDTTGYCLPEEYGAKIKYLKQHVKGIEKVVISCHCHNDLGLATANSIAGVVNGARQIECTVNGIGERAGNTALEEVVMILKQHPYLNLETNINTHLLYDTSMMVREKMGMPVQPNKAIVGANAFAHSSGIHQDGVIKNRETYEIINPEDVGVTESAIVLTARSGRAALAYRAKKIGYELTKIQLDKAYNYFLQLADSKKEIKDNDLHTIMKNVDKFSKIAVA; this is translated from the coding sequence ATGACCACAAATAAGATTGAAATATTTGACACCACACTAAGGGACGGAGAACAAGTTCCTGGTTGTAAATTAGACACCCAACAAAAACTAGTAATCGCAGAGCGATTAGACTTCTTGGGTGTTGATGTAATTGAAGCGGGTTTTCCGGTATCTAGTCCAGGTGACTTTAATTCGGTAAGCGAGATTGCCAAACTTGTAAAAAATGCAAGCGTTTGTGCTTTAACAAGAGCAGTAGAAAAAGACATAGAAATTGCAGCAGCAGCACTTAAGTTTGCCAAAAATCCAAGAATCCACACAGGCATAGGCACCAGTGATTCTCATATAAAATTTAAATTTAACAGTACTAGAGACCAAGTGATACATAGAGCTGTCTTAGCGGTTCGCTATGCAAAAACATTTGTCCACGATGTAGAATTTTATGCAGAAGATGCCGGGAGAACAGAAAATGCCTTTTTAGCAGAAATATGTGAAGCCGTTATCAAAGCAGGAGCTACGGTTTTAAACATTCCTGATACCACTGGCTATTGTTTACCAGAAGAATACGGAGCAAAAATTAAGTACCTCAAGCAGCATGTAAAAGGCATTGAAAAGGTTGTTATTTCTTGTCATTGTCATAATGATTTAGGCTTGGCAACAGCTAACTCTATTGCTGGTGTTGTTAATGGAGCCAGACAAATTGAATGTACCGTTAACGGGATCGGTGAGCGTGCCGGAAATACAGCTTTAGAAGAAGTGGTAATGATTTTAAAACAGCACCCATATTTAAACTTAGAAACCAATATCAATACGCATTTACTCTACGATACCAGCATGATGGTTCGAGAAAAAATGGGCATGCCAGTACAGCCCAATAAAGCCATCGTTGGAGCCAATGCTTTTGCTCATAGTTCTGGGATACATCAAGACGGAGTTATTAAAAACCGAGAAACCTATGAAATTATAAATCCAGAAGATGTAGGTGTCACAGAAAGCGCCATTGTTTTAACTGCCAGAAGCGGTAGAGCTGCTTTGGCTTACAGAGCAAAAAAAATTGGGTATGAGTTGACTAAAATTCAGTTAGACAAAGCCTATAACTACTTTTTACAATTGGCAGATTCAAAAAAAGAAATTAAAGATAATGACCTGCACACAATCATGAAAAACGTTGATAAATTCTCTAAAATAGCCGTTGCCTAA
- the leuC gene encoding 3-isopropylmalate dehydratase large subunit produces MKKTLFDKVWDSHVVDAIENGPQVLYIDKHLIHEVTSPQAFEELEKRGISVARPDKIVATADHNTPTINQHLPIKDANSRKQLEQLTQNCAKNKITLYGLGHKNNGIVHVIAPELGITQPGMTMVCGDSHTSTHGAFGSIAFGIGTSQVAQVFASQCLLLEKPKKMRVLVNGKLKKGVLPKDVILYIIAKLGTNSGTGYFCEYAGDVFENMSMEGRMTVCNMSIEMGARGGMISPDQKTFDYLKGKEFAPKGAELDKKISYWKSLATDKGAVFDKEHHIDASEIEPMITFGTNPGMGIKISENIPKTNERSFEKSLAYMNFKKGASLIDTPINYVFIGSCTNSRIEDFRVAANYVKGKQKADNVTAWLVPGSQNVAKQIAEEGLLQIFESAGFSLRQPGCSACLAMNDDKIPSGEYCVSTSNRNFEGRQGQGARTILASPLVAVATAVSGKIVDITKTLEPQVL; encoded by the coding sequence ATGAAAAAAACACTCTTTGATAAGGTATGGGACTCTCATGTGGTAGACGCCATAGAAAATGGCCCTCAAGTTTTATATATAGACAAGCATTTGATTCATGAGGTAACCAGCCCTCAAGCATTTGAAGAACTAGAAAAAAGAGGGATCTCTGTTGCGAGGCCTGACAAGATTGTCGCAACGGCTGATCACAATACGCCAACGATAAATCAGCATTTACCCATAAAAGATGCAAACTCTAGAAAACAACTTGAGCAGCTTACACAAAACTGTGCTAAAAATAAGATTACCCTATACGGATTAGGGCATAAAAACAACGGAATTGTCCATGTGATTGCCCCAGAATTAGGCATTACACAACCCGGAATGACCATGGTATGTGGAGATTCTCATACCTCTACACATGGGGCCTTTGGAAGCATAGCCTTTGGAATCGGTACTAGTCAAGTGGCCCAGGTTTTTGCCAGTCAATGCTTGCTTTTAGAAAAGCCTAAGAAAATGCGTGTGCTGGTGAATGGAAAACTAAAAAAAGGAGTACTTCCTAAGGATGTTATACTCTACATTATTGCAAAACTAGGAACCAACTCAGGTACAGGTTATTTTTGTGAATATGCCGGTGATGTTTTTGAAAACATGAGCATGGAAGGCAGAATGACGGTTTGTAATATGAGTATAGAAATGGGTGCCAGAGGAGGGATGATCTCTCCAGACCAAAAAACTTTTGACTATCTCAAAGGAAAAGAATTTGCTCCTAAAGGGGCTGAACTTGACAAAAAAATATCCTATTGGAAAAGCTTAGCTACAGACAAAGGAGCAGTCTTTGACAAAGAACACCATATCGATGCTTCAGAGATTGAACCGATGATCACCTTTGGAACCAACCCTGGTATGGGGATTAAAATTTCTGAAAACATCCCAAAAACGAATGAGCGTTCTTTTGAAAAATCATTGGCTTATATGAATTTTAAAAAAGGAGCTTCATTAATTGATACACCCATCAACTATGTGTTTATCGGAAGTTGTACCAACTCAAGAATAGAAGATTTTAGAGTCGCTGCCAACTATGTAAAAGGAAAACAAAAAGCCGATAATGTAACGGCATGGTTGGTTCCTGGCTCACAAAACGTTGCCAAGCAAATTGCTGAAGAAGGTTTGCTGCAGATTTTTGAATCGGCGGGTTTTAGCTTAAGACAGCCTGGTTGTTCTGCCTGTTTAGCCATGAATGACGACAAAATTCCTTCGGGAGAATATTGTGTTTCTACCTCTAACAGAAATTTTGAAGGAAGACAAGGACAAGGTGCTAGAACCATTTTAGCGAGTCCTTTAGTTGCAGTAGCAACGGCAGTCTCAGGGAAAATAGTAGATATCACCAAGACCTTGGAACCCCAAGTTTTATAA
- the leuD gene encoding 3-isopropylmalate dehydratase small subunit, protein MEKFTLLKSTAIPLATENIDTDQIIPARFLKATDKLGFGEQVFKDWRYFNDGNLNPNFVLNNPVFSGSILVAGDNFGCGSSREHAAWALMGYGFKVIISSFFADIFKGNSLNNGLLPIQVTPKYLKALLKEIEANPSSVLVVNLKEQQLLTAVGTSSFDIDPYKKTCLLNGYDDIDFLISKKDKITAFEAQLEY, encoded by the coding sequence ATGGAAAAATTTACACTTTTAAAATCGACAGCCATTCCATTGGCAACAGAAAATATAGATACCGATCAGATTATTCCGGCACGCTTTTTAAAAGCAACTGACAAGTTGGGTTTTGGAGAGCAGGTTTTTAAAGATTGGCGGTATTTTAACGATGGAAACCTCAATCCCAATTTTGTATTAAACAACCCTGTTTTTAGCGGGAGCATACTGGTAGCTGGAGATAATTTTGGTTGTGGATCAAGTAGAGAGCATGCTGCTTGGGCCTTAATGGGTTATGGTTTTAAAGTAATTATCAGTAGTTTTTTTGCAGACATTTTTAAGGGAAACTCATTAAACAATGGCTTGTTACCCATACAGGTGACTCCTAAATATTTAAAGGCCTTATTAAAAGAAATAGAAGCAAACCCCAGCAGCGTTCTTGTGGTAAATTTAAAAGAACAGCAACTCTTGACAGCAGTTGGAACCAGCTCTTTTGACATCGATCCTTATAAAAAAACCTGCCTGCTAAACGGTTATGATGATATTGATTTTTTAATTAGTAAGAAGGACAAAATAACAGCTTTTGAAGCTCAACTAGAATACTAA